From the Garra rufa chromosome 17, GarRuf1.0, whole genome shotgun sequence genome, one window contains:
- the LOC141290168 gene encoding chromodomain-helicase-DNA-binding protein 4-like isoform X2, translating to MSGSEDDRDDFEHRSMMQDEDDLDEELSENDAPKVKKKKKAKKSSRESKGSKRNRSRREDIGISSPEPVEGPDVDDGEEDRSESEGSDYTPGRKKKKRASTAKDKKRSSSAADRNSAASKRREPEEEEDEDDDDAEPKSSSQLLDTWGMEDIDHVFTEEDYRTLTNYKAFSQFVRPLIAAKNPKIAVSKMMMVLGAKWREFSTNNPLRGSAAATTALAAASAAVSVDATAESPPAAPAAQISAESTPAPPVRKAKTKEGKGPNARKKSKPAPKPQEKKVKTKKVAPLKIKLGGFNSKRKRSSSEEDDVDVDSDFDDGSMNSVSVSNGSNSRSSRSSTKKKPKKKTKKGDEEGDGYETDHQDYCEVCQQGGEIILCDTCPRAYHMVCLDPDMEKAPEGTWSCPHCEKMGIQWEAREDASENEEDNEAGGEAEEDDHHMEFCRVCKDGGELLCCDSCPSSYHIHCLNPPLPEIPNGEWICPRCTCPSMKGKVQKILTWRWSEPPPPTPVPRPIDLPSNAPDPKPLAGRPEREFFVKWQNMSYWHCSWVSELQLEMHCQVMFRNYQRKNDMDEPPPIDFGVEGEEEKSEKRKKKDPTYAKMEEKYYRFGIKMEWMMIHRILNHSVDKKNNCHYLIKWRDLTYDQATWEAEDMDVPEFDTYKLQYWNHRELMMGDDGKPGKKMKIKGKVRKLDRPPENPVVDPTIKFERQPEYLDATGGTLHPYQLEGLNWLRFSWAQGTDTILADEMGLGKTVQTAVFLYSLYKEGHSKGPFLVSAPLSTIINWEREFEMWAPDMYVVTYVGDKDSRAVIRENEFSFENNAIRGGKKPSKMKKEASVKFHVLLTSYELITIDTAVLGSIDWACLVVDEAHRLKNNQSKFFRILNNYPLQHKLLLTGTPLQNNLEELFHLLNFLTPERFSNLEGFLEEFADIAKEDQIKKLHDMLGPHMLRRLKADVFKHMPSKTELIVRVELSPMQKKYYKFILTRNFEALNTRGGGNQVSLLNVVMDLKKCCNHPYLFPVAAMEAAKLPNGMYEGSALTKSSGKLLLLQKMMRKLKEDGHRVLIFSQMTKMLDLLEDFLENEGYKYERIDGGITGGMRQEAIDRFNAPGAPQFAFLLSTRAGGLGINLATADTVVIYDSDWNPHNDIQAFSRAHRIGQNKKVMIYRFVTKASVEERITQVAKKKMMLTHLVVRPGLGSKTGSMSKQELDDILKFGTEELFKDDGEGENKEEDSSVIHYDDKAIDRLLDRNQDATDDTEIQSMNEYLSSFKVAQYVVKDEEEAEEEVQREIIKQEESVDPDYWEKLLRHHYEQQQEDLARNLGKGKRIRKQVNYNDGSQEDRDWQDDQSDGQSDYSVASEEGDEDFDERTEANSRRPNRKGLRNDKDKPLPPLLARVSGNIEVLGFNARQRKAFLNAVMRYGMPPQDAFTTQWLVRDLRGKSEKEFKAYVSLFMRHLCEPGADGAESFADGVPREGLSRQHVLTRIGVMSLIRKKVQEFEHVNGQWSMPWMMELSENKTATTAGSQPDSPSKTPSTGTPADTQPNTPAPDGVSKAEDGGKDSDKEKVKNGDGEKDASEKKDNEVIAIPDDDDEASSASEDKEKGKEKEEKDKTPESSSEGDKADGKQDEKEEEKGKSGDADEKTTDSKPKGSEAEKETSDAKGEKKDDEPEKMDTTPVTDDKKGQKDEKDSGKTEEAGKLQNGESAKDSAAGAATEERKKAKTRFMFNIADGGFTELHSLWQNEERAATVTKKTNEIWHRRHDYWLLAGIIQHGYARWQDIQNDVRFAILNEPFKGEINRGNFLEIKNKFLARRFKLLEQALVIEEQLRRAAYLNMTEDPSHPSMALNTRFSEVECLAESHQHLSKESMSGNKPANAVLHKVLKQLEELLSDMKADVTRLPATIARIPPVAVRLQMSERNILSRLASRGPDTQSQQVQQ from the exons ATGTCCGGCAGTGAGGACGATAGAGACGATTTTGAACATCGGTCTATGATGCAAG ACGAGGATGACCTGGATGAGGAGTTGTCAGAAAATGATGCCCCAAAggtgaaaaagaagaagaaagccAAAAAAAGTAGCCGCGAGAGCAAAGGCAGCAAGAGGAATCGCTCGCGCAGAGAG GATATCGGCATCAGTTCTCCGGAGCCCGTGGAAGGCCCTGATGTGGACGATGGTGAAGAAGACCGTTCAGAAAGTGAGGGTAGTGACTACACACCTGGcaggaagaagaagaaaagagcCAGCACCGCGAAGGACAAGAAAAGAAGCAGCTCTGCTGCCGACAGAAACTCAGCAGCTTCCAAACGGAGGGAACCTGAGGAAGAGGAAGACGAGGATGATGACGATGCT GAGCCAAAAAGTTCCTCTCAGCTTTTGGATACCTGGGGTATGGAGGACATTGATCATGTCTTCACCGAGGAGGACTATAGGACTCTGACCAACTACAAAGCTTTCAGCCAGTTCGTCAG GCCTCTGATCGCTGCCAAGAACCCCAAAATCGCTGTTTCCAAAATGATGATGGTTCTGGGAGCAAAGTGGAGGGAGTTCAGCACCAACAACCCTCTGCGGGGTTCGGCTGCTGCCACCACAGCCCTGGCAGCCGCTAGTGCCGCTGTATCTGTGGATGCAACAGCAGAAAGTCCACCTGCTGCACCCGCAGCCCAAATCAGTGCCGAGTCCACACCAGCACCTCCTGTACGCAAGGCCAAGACAAAAGAGGGCAAGG GTCCCAATGCGCGCAAGAAGTCCAAACCTGCTCCCAAACCTCAAGAGAAGAAGGTGAAGACCAAAAAGGTTGCTCCTCTGAAGATCAAACTAGGAGGCTTCAACAGCAAGAGAAAACGCTCATCT AGCGAAGAGGACGATGTTGACGTGGATAGTGACTTTGACGATGGCAGTATGAACAGTGTGTCTGTTTCGAATGGATCAAATAGCCGCAGTAGTCGCAGCAGCACTAAAAAGAAGCCCAAAAAGAAGACGAAAAAGG GTGATGAAGAAGGTGATGGATATGAGACGGATCATCAGGATTACTGTGAGGTCTGTCAGCAGGGAGGAGAGATCATTCTCTGCGACACCTGTCCACGAGCCTATCACATGGTCTGCTTGGACCCTGATATGGAGAAGGCACCGGAGGGCACCTGGAGCTGCCCACACTGT GAGAAGATGGGCATCCAGTGGGAGGCTCGTGAGGACGCATCAGAAAACGAGGAGGATAACGAGGCGGGAGGTGAGGCGGAAGAAGACGACCATCACATGGAGTTCTGCAGGGTGTGTAAGGATGGCGGAGAGCTGCTGTGCTGTGACTCCTGCCCCTCGTCGTACCACATCCACTGCCTTAACCCACCCCTGCCCGAGATTCCCAACGGAGAATGGATCTGTCCGCGCTGCACT TGTCCTTCAATGAAAGGTAAGGTTCAGAAGATTCTGACCTGGCGCTGGAGTGAACCTCCTCCTCCGACCCCTGTGCCACGGCCCATTGACCTCCCATCTAATGCCCCTGACCCCAAGCCTCTGGCTGGTCGACCTGAGAGGGAATTCTTCGTTAAATGGCAAAATATGTCCTACTGGCACTGCTCCTGGGTTTCTGAGCTGCAG CTGGAGATGCACTGTCAGGTGATGTTCAGAAACTACCAGCGCAAGAACGACATGGACGAACCCCCACCCATAGACTTCGGTGTTGAGGGAGAAGAGGAGAAGAGCGAGAAGAGAAAGAAGAAAGACCCCACTTATGCTAAGATGGAGGAGAAGTACTACCGCTTCGGCATCAAGATGGAGTGGATGATGATTCACCGTATCCTGAACCATAG TGTGGATAAGAAGAATAACTGTCACTACCTCATCAAGTGGAGGGATTTAACGTATGATCAGGCCACCTGGGAGGCAGAGGATATGGATGTACCAGAGTTTGACACCTATAAACTGCAGTACTGGAACCACAG GGAGTTGATGATGGGAGATGATGGTAAACCAGGAAAGAAGATGAAGATCAAAGGAAAGGTGCGAAAACTGGACCGACCTCCAGAGAACCCTGTCGTGGAT CCCACTATTAAGTTTGAGCGTCAGCCAGAGTATCTGGACGCTACAGGCGGGACGCTGCATCCATACCAGCTGGAGGGGCTCAACTGGCTCCGCTTCTCCTGGGCTCAGGGAACCGACACCATTCTGGCAGATGAGATGGGTCTGGGAAAGACCGTGCAGACTGCTGTTTTCCTGTATTCACTGTATAAAGAG GGTCATTCAAAGGGTCCATTCCTGGTGAGTGCCCCACTGTCCACCATCATTAACTGGGAGCGAGAGTTTGAAATGTGGGCCCCGGATATGTATGTCGTCACATACGTCGGAGACAAGGACAGCAGGGCTGTCATCAGAGAAAACGAGTTCTCCTTTGAGAACAACGCCATCCGTGGAGGCAAGAAACCCTCTAAGATGAAG AAAGAAGCCTCCGTGAAGTTCCATGTACTGTTGACCTCCTATGAGTTGATCACTATTGATACAGCTGTTCTGGGCTCCATCGACTGGGCTTGTTTGGTAGTTGACGAAGCCCACAGACTGAAGAATAATCAGTCAAAG TTTTTCAGGATACTCAACAACTACCCACTGCAGCATAAGTTGTTGTTGACTGGAACTCCTCTACAGAACAACTTAGAAGAGCTTTTCCATCTGCTTAACTTCCTCACACCAGAGAGATTCAG TAATCTTGAGGGCTTCTTGGAGGAGTTTGCCGACATTGCCAAGGAGGACCAGATCAAAAAGCTTCACGACATGCTGGGACCACACATGCTCAGGAGACTCAAAGCCGACGTGTTCAAGCACATGCCTTCCAAAACAGAGCTCATTGTGCGAGTTGAGCTCAGCCCAATGCAGAA GAAATATTACAAGTTCATCCTGACCCGCAATTTTGAAGCTCTGAACACTCGTGGTGGTGGAAACCAGGTTTCTCTGCTGAACGTCGTCATGGATCTTAAGAAGTGCTGTAATCATCCATATCTCTTTCCCGTTGCTGCTATG GAAGCTGCCAAGTTGCCCAATGGGATGTACGAGGGCAGCGCTCTGACTAAATCGTCTGGCAAACTGCTGCTATTGCAGAAGATGATGCGTAAACTCAAGGAAGACGGACACAGAGTGCTAATCTTCTCTCag ATGACCAAAATGTTGGACCTGCTGGAAGACTTTCTGGAGAATGAGGGATACAAATATGAGCGCATTGACGGAGGCATCACGGGAGGCATGAGACAGGAAGCCATTGACCGCTTTAATG CTCCTGGTGCTCCCCAGTTTGCTTTCCTGCTGTCAACCAGAGCTGGTGGTCTGGGTATCAACCTGGCAACCGCAGACACCGTTGTCATCTACGACTCAGACTGGAACCCTCACAATGACATTCAG GCCTTTAGCAGAGCTCACAGGATTGGTCAAAACAAGAAGGTGATGATCTACCGCTTTGTGACCAAAGCCTCTGTAGAAGAGAGAATCACTCAG GTGGCCAAGAAAAAGATGATGTTGACTCACTTGGTTGTGCGTCCTGGACTGGGCTCAAAGACCGGTTCGATGTCCAAACAAGAGTTGGATGACATTCTCAAATTTGGTACAGAGGAGCTCTTCAAAGATGATGGAGAAG GAGAGAATAAAGAAGAGGACAGCAGCGTGATTCACTATGATGATAAAGCCATCGACCGGCTGCTGGATCGTAACCAGGATGCCACAGATGACACCGAGATCCAGAGCATGAACGAGTATCTCAGCTCCTTCAAAGTGGCTCAGTATGTGGTCAAGGATGAGGAGGAAGCG GAAGAGGAAGTTCAGAGGGAGATCATCAAGCAGGAGGAAAGCGTGGATCCAGATTATTGGGAGAAACTGCTCAGACACCATTACGAACAGCAGCAGGAAGATTTGGCTCGTAATCTGGGCAAGGGCAAGCGAATCCGCAAACAGGTCAACTACAACGACGGCTCTCAGGAGGACAGAG ACTGGCAGGATGATCAATCTGATGGCCAATCAGATTATTCTGTTGCTTCAGAGGAAGGAGACGAGGACTTTGACGAACGCACAGAAG CCAATTCACGGCGACCCAACAGGAAAGGCCTCCGAAACGACAAAGACAAACCcctgccccccctgctggccagagtGAGCGGCAACATTGAG GTGTTGGGTTTCAATGCTCGTCAAAGGAAGGCCTTCCTGAACGCAGTGATGCGTTATGGGATGCCGCCTCAGGACGCCTTCACAACCCAGTGGCTGGTCAGAGACTTGCGTGGTAAATCAGAGAAGGAGTTCAA GGCTTACGTCTCACTCTTCATGCGGCACTTGTGTGAGCCTGGTGCAGATGGTGCTGAAAGCTTTGCCGATGGCGTTCCCCGGGAGGGACTGTCACGGCAGCATGTCCTTACTCGCATTGGTGTGATGTCCTTGATCAGAAAGAAG GTACAAGAGTTCGAGCATGTGAACGGTCAGTGGTCGATGCCCTGGATGATGGAGCTGAGCGAGAATAAAACCGCAACCACTGCCGGCAGTCAGCCTGATTCCCCCAGCAAAACGCCCTCTACTGGCACTCCAGCAGACACTCAGCCAAACACACCTGCTCCAG ATGGTGTTTCCAAAGCAGAAGATGGTGGAAAAGACAGCGATAAAGAAAAGGTGAAAAATGGAGATGGGGAGAAGGACGCTAGTGAGAAAAAAGACAATGAA GTCATTGCCATCCCTGATGACGATGACGAAGCTTCTTCTGCTTCTGAAGACAAAGAAAAAGGCAAAGAGAAAGAGGAGAAGGACAAGACGCCTGAATCTTCTTCAGAAGGAGACAAGGCTGATGGGAAACAAGATGAGAAGGAGGAGGAAAAAGGAAAGTCTGGAGACGCTGATGAGAAGACCACCGACAGCAAGCCCAAAGGATCCGAGGCTGAGAAGGAAACTTCAGACGCCAAAG GAGAAAAGAAGGATGATGAACCTGAGAAGATGGACACTACCCCTGTTACAGATGACAAGAAAG GTCAAAAAGATGAGAAGGATTCTGGTAAGACAGAGGAAGCAGGAAAACTGCAGAATGGAGAGAGTGCCAAAGACAGCGCAGCAGGAGCAGCAACTGAAGAGAGGAAGAAAGCCAAAACACGATTCATGTTTAACATCGCAGATGGAGGATTTACCG AATTACACTCCCTGTGGCAGAATGAGGAGCGAGCTGCAACAGTCACCAAGAAGACCAATGAAATCTGGCATCGCCGCCACGACTACTGGCTACTCGCTGGCATCATACA ACACGGTTACGCTCGTTGGCAAGACATTCAGAATGACGTCCGATTCGCCATTCTTAACGAACCCTTCAAGGGAGAGATCAACAGAGGGAACTTCCTGGAAATCAAGAACAAATTTCTGGCCAGGAGATTCAAg CTGCTTGAGCAGGCTCTGGTGATTGAAGAACAGCTGCGCAGAGCTGCGTATCTGAACATGACTGAAGACCCTTCTCACCCCTCCATGGCTCTCAACACACGCTTCAGTGAAGTGGAGTGTCTGGCCGAGTCCCACCAGCACCTGAGCAAGGAATCCATGTCCGGAAACAAACCTGCCAACGCCGTCCTACATAAAG TACTGAAACAGCTAGAAGAGTTGCTCAGTGACATGAAAGCAGATGTCACTCGTCTCCCTGCGACCATCGCAAGGATACCGCCCGTCGCCGTGAGGCTGCAGATGTCTGAAAGGAACATTCTCAGCCGTCTGGCCAGCAGAGGACCAGACACACAGTCTCAGCAG GTCCAGCAGTAG